In bacterium, a single genomic region encodes these proteins:
- a CDS encoding DUF3467 domain-containing protein, with amino-acid sequence MEEGPEKPKKVQIDLSPEVAAGMYANAVHISVTPGEFVIDFARVLPGMSKVRVHSRIILPPIAAKALWLRLEQAVSGYEDKFGEIKLPGNKKGKPPFDYNAFDGDPTEN; translated from the coding sequence ATGGAGGAAGGACCGGAAAAGCCGAAGAAGGTCCAGATTGACCTTTCCCCGGAGGTGGCCGCCGGGATGTACGCCAACGCCGTGCACATCTCCGTCACGCCGGGTGAGTTCGTGATTGACTTCGCCCGGGTGCTGCCGGGGATGAGCAAAGTGCGGGTCCACAGCCGGATAATCCTCCCCCCCATCGCCGCCAAGGCCCTCTGGTTGCGGCTCGAACAGGCGGTGAGCGGTTACGAGGACAAGTTCGGCGAGATCAAGCTCCCCGGGAACAAGAAGGGAAAGCCGCCCTTCGATTACAACGCCTTCGACGGCGACCCGACGGAGAACTGA
- a CDS encoding XylR N-terminal domain-containing protein has translation MAELKYVITPDEYAPVFAKAERMMEEYFATLKLDPERSTITLKGADRYSLIFAADFSYFLQQSFQDKFGGAAQFILYEMAYQMGRQDCIRFCENTGAKDPIDRLAAGPVYFAFTGMARVEILPLSRPSPDEKYILVYYHHYSFEAESYLAHEHKTNHPVCFMNAGYSTGWCSVAFGLDLKAEELSCRAMGDERCLVVMAPPRHLVQRIAELRTPGGTGLRV, from the coding sequence ATGGCCGAGCTGAAGTACGTCATCACGCCCGACGAATACGCGCCCGTGTTCGCGAAGGCCGAGCGGATGATGGAGGAGTACTTCGCCACGCTGAAGCTCGACCCGGAGCGGAGCACCATCACGCTCAAGGGCGCCGACCGTTACTCCCTCATCTTCGCCGCCGATTTCAGCTACTTCCTCCAGCAGAGCTTCCAGGATAAATTCGGCGGCGCGGCCCAGTTCATCCTCTACGAAATGGCCTACCAGATGGGGCGGCAGGACTGCATCCGCTTCTGCGAGAACACCGGCGCCAAGGACCCCATTGACCGCCTGGCCGCCGGGCCCGTGTACTTCGCCTTCACCGGCATGGCCAGGGTGGAGATTCTGCCCCTCTCCAGGCCCTCGCCCGACGAGAAATACATCCTGGTCTACTACCACCACTACTCCTTCGAGGCCGAGAGCTACCTGGCCCACGAGCATAAGACGAACCACCCGGTCTGCTTTATGAACGCCGGCTACTCGACGGGGTGGTGCTCCGTGGCCTTCGGGCTGGACCTCAAGGCGGAGGAGCTCTCCTGCCGGGCGATGGGCGACGAGCGGTGCCTTGTCGTTATGGCGCCGCCGCGTCACCTGGTCCAGCGGATAGCCGAGCTGCGGACTCCGGGCGGGACCGGTCTGAGGGTGTAG